One Sphingomicrobium sp. XHP0239 DNA segment encodes these proteins:
- a CDS encoding molybdopterin-dependent oxidoreductase yields the protein MSDRLISRRKMLVGLSAAGGGLALSGCDALNEDPTFNRFLDQFEKLNEGSHRLLTDRLALAREYRPEDRSPVFRVNGTRTVENDSYQRHLAEGFANWRLRVDGLVERPLSISMAQLKGLPQRTQITRHDCVEGWSAIGQWTGPQLGRILDIAGLRDSANYLLFHCADLYGNDPYYETIDLIDAYHPQTIMAWVLNGEALPEGNGAPVRLRVERQLGYKHAKFVMRIEAIEDFRRIAGGRGGLWEDRANYEWYAGI from the coding sequence ATGAGCGACCGCCTGATCAGCCGCCGCAAAATGCTCGTCGGCCTGTCCGCTGCAGGCGGCGGATTGGCGCTGTCGGGATGCGACGCGCTCAATGAAGATCCCACGTTCAATCGCTTTCTCGATCAGTTCGAAAAGCTGAACGAGGGGTCGCATCGTCTCCTTACGGACCGCTTGGCGCTGGCGCGAGAATACCGGCCCGAGGACCGATCCCCGGTGTTTCGAGTGAACGGAACCCGGACGGTCGAGAATGACAGCTACCAGCGGCACCTAGCCGAGGGCTTCGCTAACTGGAGATTGCGGGTCGACGGCCTCGTCGAGCGTCCCTTGTCGATCTCGATGGCGCAGCTGAAAGGTTTGCCGCAGCGCACCCAGATAACCCGTCACGATTGCGTGGAGGGATGGAGCGCGATCGGTCAGTGGACCGGACCGCAACTCGGCCGTATTCTCGACATCGCGGGACTTCGGGACAGTGCCAACTACCTGCTTTTCCACTGCGCCGATCTCTATGGAAACGACCCCTACTACGAGACCATCGACCTGATCGATGCCTATCATCCGCAGACCATCATGGCCTGGGTCCTGAACGGCGAGGCATTGCCCGAAGGAAACGGTGCCCCCGTACGGCTGCGGGTCGAACGGCAGCTTGGTTACAAGCACGCGAAATTCGTGATGCGGATCGAGGCGATCGAGGATTTCCGGCGCATCGCGGGGGGCCGTGGCGGCCTGTGGGAAGATCGCGCCAACTACGAATGGTACGCGGGCATCTGA
- a CDS encoding phage holin family protein yields MNPEPRHDENIVDLVGKLSSQSAHLAQQQINLVQAEMRETSRDIKASIGGMMGAAVLGIAGLGVTLMGIAYLIGDAMGDRDLATLLVGLATLLIAGIVYASAKSKLDKSNLAPTRTIETVERAPDAVAHPHQHEGTAS; encoded by the coding sequence ATGAACCCGGAACCACGACACGATGAGAATATCGTCGATCTGGTCGGAAAGCTGAGCAGTCAGAGCGCCCATCTCGCACAACAGCAGATCAACCTCGTTCAGGCGGAAATGCGCGAAACTTCGCGCGACATCAAAGCCTCGATCGGTGGGATGATGGGAGCCGCCGTGCTCGGTATTGCCGGCCTCGGCGTCACGCTCATGGGCATCGCCTATCTTATCGGCGATGCGATGGGCGATCGCGATCTGGCGACGTTGCTGGTCGGTCTGGCGACCCTGCTGATCGCCGGCATCGTCTATGCCTCTGCCAAGTCGAAACTGGACAAGAGCAACCTTGCGCCCACGCGGACGATCGAGACGGTCGAACGCGCCCCCGACGCGGTCGCTCATCCCCACCAACACGAAGGAACCGCATCATGA
- a CDS encoding phosphoribosyl-AMP cyclohydrolase: MTMKMFLIASALTSMVALPAHAQNAAPIGSGQSLQPTEQQLRCITEQEVVAAQEAWGEGIVSIGKVYSAGGDYRKAAADHINEFYAYDQSLVLFKPTLASVEQFRPSFDGALSYFVGGNESYPEDKGFAIKPWTNVRWQNAGITNNICHMAVAMGNYYFTPADGSAETKVEYTIGYIRDGEGDLRMAVHKSTIPYSGQ; the protein is encoded by the coding sequence ATGACCATGAAGATGTTTTTGATCGCGTCTGCGCTGACCTCGATGGTAGCGCTGCCGGCTCATGCGCAGAATGCGGCTCCCATTGGCAGCGGACAGAGCCTGCAGCCGACCGAGCAGCAGCTTCGCTGCATCACCGAGCAGGAAGTCGTCGCGGCGCAGGAAGCCTGGGGCGAGGGCATCGTCAGTATCGGCAAGGTCTATTCGGCAGGCGGCGACTACCGTAAGGCGGCCGCCGATCATATCAACGAATTCTATGCCTACGACCAAAGCCTGGTCCTGTTCAAACCGACCCTCGCGTCGGTCGAGCAGTTCCGGCCGTCGTTCGACGGCGCGCTGTCCTATTTCGTGGGCGGCAACGAATCCTACCCTGAAGACAAGGGCTTCGCGATCAAGCCTTGGACCAATGTCCGCTGGCAGAATGCCGGGATCACCAACAACATCTGCCATATGGCCGTTGCGATGGGGAACTACTATTTCACGCCCGCCGACGGCAGCGCGGAAACGAAGGTCGAATACACGATCGGTTACATCCGCGACGGCGAAGGGGACCTGCGAATGGCGGTGCACAAGTCCACCATCCCTTACAGCGGCCAGTAA
- a CDS encoding DUF465 domain-containing protein, protein MTARIFRLTELHQKIDAQLRVQQRRKFPDQFAIAKLKKLKLRAKDMLYRMTWRRSGASR, encoded by the coding sequence ATGACGGCCCGCATATTTCGACTGACCGAACTGCATCAGAAGATCGACGCACAACTGCGAGTGCAACAGCGCCGCAAGTTTCCCGATCAATTCGCCATCGCCAAGCTCAAGAAGCTCAAACTGCGCGCGAAGGACATGCTTTATCGCATGACTTGGCGGCGATCCGGCGCGTCGCGATAA
- a CDS encoding SRPBCC family protein, translated as MSDRETDKEKREKVRLAVGAIAGLAVAAGAAAVGASKLRSSRSGSGDAPRFARRNQDGDLALVGRSVTIRKDRQELFDYFRDFQNLPSFMENLDRIEPKGGDRNVWVIRAPAGQTVDVETVVSGEKNGEFIAWKSVEGSDITTSGKVTFEDAPGDRGTRVGIDLAYDPPAGVLGRGVAKLFLREPAIQARHDLKRFKMLMETGEIATSARTKDQQRSVKQQENG; from the coding sequence ATGTCGGACAGGGAAACGGACAAGGAAAAGCGTGAGAAGGTTCGCCTTGCCGTCGGCGCGATCGCCGGGCTGGCGGTCGCTGCCGGCGCAGCGGCGGTGGGCGCTTCCAAGCTGAGATCGTCTAGGTCTGGCTCCGGAGACGCCCCTCGTTTCGCTCGACGCAACCAAGACGGCGATCTCGCCCTTGTCGGGCGTAGCGTCACGATCCGGAAGGATCGGCAGGAGTTGTTCGACTATTTTCGGGATTTTCAGAACCTGCCCTCCTTCATGGAGAACCTCGATCGCATCGAACCGAAAGGCGGCGATCGTAACGTCTGGGTGATCCGCGCACCCGCGGGGCAGACGGTGGACGTAGAAACCGTCGTTTCCGGCGAAAAGAACGGAGAGTTCATCGCCTGGAAATCGGTCGAAGGATCCGACATCACGACTTCGGGCAAGGTCACGTTCGAGGATGCTCCCGGCGATCGGGGCACTCGGGTCGGGATCGATCTCGCCTACGACCCGCCCGCCGGTGTTCTCGGCCGCGGCGTCGCCAAGCTGTTCCTTCGCGAACCCGCCATTCAGGCCCGCCACGACCTCAAACGATTCAAGATGCTGATGGAAACGGGCGAAATCGCGACCTCGGCGCGAACCAAGGATCAACAGCGATCCGTCAAGCAGCAGGAGAACGGATGA
- a CDS encoding PAS domain S-box protein, protein MDREFPIDGGEMGRRIRAFDWNSTALGERASWPVELKTLVELMLGSSQPMFVVWGSERILLFNDAYCEILANKSDTALGRDILEVWEEIREDLLPIVEQVLRGEAVQNDDIELWIDRRGYREETHFSFSYTPVRDHTGQVRGFFCACQETTKQVVVERALRESEADARDNAHRVQLALDAGAIGGTWFWNLETDCISVDEAFLTAVGLDPDLDPDLDRDALRYEDFVKTVHPEDKADVAAAIERGLEKGGSYAIQYRVRRRDGRYYWIEANGRIDKGSNDREGTFTGVLLDMEERRRTELALQESSRRLDAILDNTREAVFLMDENQQCVYANRAAETLTGYSLEQMEGRPLHDVVHHTRPDGTPYPLDECPIDRAFPTRAQMQGEELFVAPDGSFYPVAFTASPVLDDDGSPIGTVIEARNIADEKAAELALRASEERLRFLSGLDEGLRDARDAESAMMTAAAILGSHLGASRCAYATVDDDNNSFTILDDYTAADVPSSVGQYSLDLFGSRASSSMRNGETLIVRDVGGEIGEGDGGGSFGELGIAAIICCPLVRDGQLRAMMAVHQDHPRNWTTQEISLVETAVERCWAHVERVHSQARLLQAEERYRLAVKATNDAVWDWDLSLDSVQWSDALLTNFGYGESVLSSTGGWWLDRIHPEDRTRVSDSIHSAIRGNAKHWQAEYRFRNAEGEDVHVIDRGFVIRDSNGKATRMVGALQDLTERRRSEQMLRTVNEELEQRVAEEMAERSKAEDALRQAQKMEAVGQLTGGIAHDFNNLLTIITGNVDMARRALQADENLNERADRALGNAAKGAERAASLTQRLLAFSRRQPLSPQLLRADRLVNDMSDLVRRSIGETIELRVEADPDLWQIKADPNQLEASILNLVVNARDAMPRGGTLTIGAANARPERDHPDDQDERGPGEYVVIFITDSGEGMAKDVLDRAFEPFFTTKEVGKGTGLGLSMVYGFTKQSGGYMEIVSDEGDGTTVRLFLPRAFGAVRSAKDEPKAVSETAGSKRCILVVEDDDDVRNYTAESLRELGYMVREANSGSAAVKVLEADGDEVDLVFSDVVMPGMTGRELARIVQRDFPEIRTLLTSGYTRDLAGTASEGSGNRILAKPFTFAELSREVSAVLQ, encoded by the coding sequence GTGGATCGGGAATTTCCCATCGACGGAGGCGAGATGGGGCGGCGGATCCGCGCTTTCGACTGGAACTCCACCGCCTTGGGTGAACGGGCGAGCTGGCCGGTAGAGCTGAAGACCCTGGTAGAACTGATGTTGGGGTCGAGCCAGCCGATGTTCGTGGTATGGGGCAGCGAGCGCATCCTGCTTTTCAATGATGCCTACTGCGAGATCCTCGCGAACAAATCCGACACGGCCCTTGGGCGCGACATCCTCGAAGTGTGGGAAGAAATCCGGGAGGACCTCCTTCCGATCGTCGAGCAGGTCCTGCGTGGCGAAGCGGTCCAGAACGACGATATCGAACTCTGGATCGATCGCCGAGGGTATCGGGAGGAAACGCATTTTTCCTTCTCCTACACTCCCGTTCGCGACCACACCGGCCAAGTCAGGGGGTTCTTCTGCGCTTGTCAGGAGACCACGAAACAGGTCGTCGTCGAGCGTGCCCTTCGCGAAAGCGAGGCAGACGCGCGCGACAATGCGCACCGGGTCCAACTCGCGCTCGACGCCGGAGCCATCGGGGGGACGTGGTTCTGGAACCTCGAGACCGATTGCATTTCGGTCGACGAGGCCTTTCTCACTGCCGTCGGCCTCGATCCCGACCTCGATCCCGACCTCGATCGGGATGCCTTGCGATACGAGGACTTCGTCAAGACCGTTCATCCCGAGGATAAGGCCGACGTCGCGGCCGCGATCGAAAGAGGACTGGAGAAGGGCGGATCCTATGCCATCCAGTATCGCGTTCGCCGCCGCGATGGTCGCTATTACTGGATCGAAGCGAACGGGAGGATCGATAAGGGATCGAACGACCGCGAGGGCACGTTCACCGGAGTCTTGCTCGACATGGAAGAGCGGCGCCGGACGGAGTTGGCGCTTCAGGAAAGCTCCCGCCGCCTCGACGCCATCCTCGACAACACGCGTGAAGCCGTCTTCCTGATGGATGAGAACCAGCAGTGCGTTTACGCCAACCGCGCTGCCGAGACGCTCACCGGCTATTCGCTGGAACAGATGGAGGGACGCCCGCTTCACGACGTCGTTCACCACACCCGCCCGGACGGCACCCCCTACCCGCTCGATGAATGTCCGATCGATCGCGCTTTCCCGACGAGGGCACAAATGCAGGGAGAAGAGCTCTTCGTGGCCCCGGACGGATCCTTTTATCCGGTCGCCTTCACGGCGAGTCCCGTACTCGACGATGACGGGTCGCCGATCGGTACGGTCATCGAAGCGAGGAACATCGCCGATGAAAAGGCCGCCGAACTGGCTTTGCGAGCGAGCGAAGAGCGCCTTCGATTCCTCAGCGGCCTCGACGAAGGGTTGCGGGATGCGCGTGACGCGGAATCGGCGATGATGACTGCCGCCGCGATCCTGGGGTCGCATCTCGGCGCTTCACGATGTGCCTACGCGACGGTCGACGACGATAATAACTCCTTCACGATCCTTGACGACTACACCGCTGCGGACGTGCCGAGCTCCGTCGGCCAATACAGCCTCGACCTCTTCGGATCGCGCGCTTCGTCGAGCATGCGGAACGGAGAGACGCTGATCGTTCGCGATGTCGGCGGCGAGATTGGCGAAGGCGACGGTGGCGGCAGTTTCGGGGAACTGGGCATTGCCGCGATCATCTGTTGCCCCCTCGTGCGAGACGGCCAGTTACGGGCGATGATGGCAGTCCATCAGGATCATCCGAGGAACTGGACTACGCAGGAAATCAGCCTCGTCGAAACGGCAGTCGAACGCTGCTGGGCTCATGTGGAGCGCGTCCATTCGCAAGCTCGGTTGCTGCAGGCCGAAGAGCGATATCGGCTGGCCGTGAAAGCGACCAACGACGCGGTGTGGGACTGGGACTTGTCCTTGGACTCCGTCCAGTGGAGCGACGCGCTACTGACCAACTTCGGCTATGGCGAGAGCGTTCTCTCCTCCACCGGCGGGTGGTGGCTCGACCGCATCCACCCGGAGGATCGTACGCGCGTGTCCGACAGCATCCATTCGGCCATCCGCGGCAATGCCAAGCACTGGCAAGCCGAGTATCGGTTCAGAAACGCCGAGGGCGAAGACGTTCACGTTATCGATCGCGGCTTCGTCATTCGCGACAGCAACGGCAAGGCCACACGCATGGTGGGGGCGTTGCAGGACCTGACCGAACGACGGCGTTCGGAACAGATGCTTCGCACGGTCAACGAAGAGCTCGAGCAACGGGTCGCTGAGGAGATGGCCGAGCGGTCAAAAGCCGAAGACGCGCTTCGCCAGGCGCAGAAAATGGAAGCGGTCGGACAGCTGACGGGCGGCATCGCCCATGATTTCAACAACCTCCTCACCATCATCACCGGCAACGTCGACATGGCGAGGCGCGCGCTTCAGGCCGACGAAAACCTCAATGAAAGAGCCGATCGCGCGCTAGGAAATGCGGCCAAGGGGGCCGAGCGCGCCGCCTCGCTCACTCAGCGTTTGCTGGCCTTTTCCCGACGCCAGCCGCTTTCGCCGCAGCTGCTTCGGGCGGATCGGCTCGTCAACGACATGTCGGATCTGGTCCGCCGCTCGATCGGTGAAACGATCGAGCTGCGCGTGGAGGCCGATCCCGATCTCTGGCAGATCAAGGCCGATCCCAACCAGCTGGAAGCTTCCATCCTCAATCTCGTAGTGAATGCGCGCGACGCCATGCCCCGGGGCGGCACCCTCACCATTGGAGCCGCAAACGCCCGGCCCGAACGCGATCACCCGGACGACCAGGACGAGCGCGGGCCGGGCGAGTATGTCGTCATTTTCATCACCGATAGCGGGGAGGGAATGGCGAAGGACGTTCTCGATCGCGCCTTCGAACCCTTTTTCACGACGAAGGAGGTCGGCAAGGGCACGGGGCTCGGTCTGTCCATGGTCTACGGTTTCACCAAACAATCGGGCGGCTACATGGAAATCGTGTCGGACGAAGGTGATGGAACCACCGTTCGCCTCTTCCTTCCGCGGGCGTTCGGTGCGGTCCGCTCGGCGAAAGACGAACCGAAGGCAGTGTCGGAAACGGCCGGCTCGAAACGATGCATCCTTGTCGTCGAGGATGACGACGACGTCCGAAACTACACTGCGGAAAGCCTGCGTGAGCTCGGATATATGGTACGCGAGGCCAATTCCGGCAGCGCAGCGGTCAAGGTCCTCGAAGCGGATGGCGACGAGGTTGATCTGGTGTTCAGCGACGTCGTCATGCCCGGGATGACTGGCCGGGAACTCGCCAGGATCGTCCAGCGCGACTTCCCCGAGATCCGCACGCTTCTGACGAGCGGATACACGCGTGATCTTGCCGGGACGGCATCGGAGGGTTCGGGGAACCGAATTCTCGCCAAGCCCTTCACGTTCGCAGAGCTCAGCCGCGAGGTTTCGGCGGTTCTGCAATGA
- a CDS encoding zinc-dependent alcohol dehydrogenase, with product MRALTWQGTKDVRVETVSDPEIVNPRDAILKVTSTAICGSDLHLYDGVIPGVQSGDVLGHEFMGEVVETGPDSTLKKGQRVVVPFTISCGQCFHCAVQQYSCCSNSNPVEKQDMSATLYGHAMAGLFGYSHLTGGYSGGQAEYVRVPFSDVGPIVIPDHLDDDKVLFLSDILPTGWMGAENAEIQPDDTVAVWGCGPVGLFAIQSAITMGASKVIAIDHYPHRLELAKKLGADTLNFHDVDVREALMEMSGGIGVDAVIDAVGMESHGFGIDNMLDVVKQKVGFGADRASALKQAILACRRGGRVSIPGVYGGMTDQFPLGALMEKGLQVRSGQTHVQKYTKDLLEKIEDGTIDTTFLISHHLPLEDAAKGYENFSSKQNEWTKVVLKPGMETVS from the coding sequence ATGCGCGCACTGACATGGCAAGGCACAAAGGACGTCCGCGTCGAAACCGTCTCGGATCCCGAGATCGTCAATCCCCGCGATGCCATCCTCAAGGTGACGAGCACCGCCATCTGCGGCTCCGACCTCCATCTTTATGATGGCGTCATTCCGGGCGTGCAGTCGGGCGACGTCCTGGGTCACGAATTCATGGGCGAGGTTGTCGAGACGGGACCGGACAGCACGCTCAAGAAAGGGCAGCGCGTCGTCGTTCCTTTCACCATCAGTTGCGGACAATGCTTTCATTGCGCGGTCCAGCAATACAGCTGCTGCTCCAATTCGAATCCCGTGGAGAAGCAGGACATGTCGGCGACGCTGTACGGCCATGCGATGGCCGGGCTGTTCGGCTATTCGCACCTGACCGGAGGCTATTCGGGAGGGCAGGCGGAATATGTGCGCGTCCCGTTCTCGGACGTCGGCCCGATCGTCATCCCCGACCATCTGGACGACGACAAGGTCCTGTTCCTATCCGACATTCTTCCTACCGGATGGATGGGCGCGGAGAACGCCGAGATTCAGCCCGACGATACCGTGGCCGTCTGGGGCTGTGGCCCGGTCGGACTGTTCGCGATCCAGTCGGCGATCACTATGGGCGCTTCCAAGGTCATCGCAATCGACCATTACCCTCATCGTCTGGAGCTCGCGAAAAAACTGGGGGCCGACACCCTCAACTTCCACGATGTCGATGTGCGCGAAGCATTGATGGAAATGTCGGGCGGAATCGGTGTCGATGCCGTCATCGATGCTGTGGGTATGGAATCGCATGGCTTCGGCATCGACAACATGCTCGACGTGGTGAAGCAGAAGGTCGGCTTCGGCGCGGATCGCGCGAGCGCGCTCAAACAGGCCATCCTCGCCTGTCGCCGCGGAGGGAGGGTCTCGATTCCTGGCGTCTATGGCGGAATGACCGACCAGTTCCCCCTGGGGGCGCTCATGGAAAAGGGTCTGCAGGTCCGATCAGGCCAGACCCATGTCCAGAAGTATACCAAGGACCTGCTGGAGAAGATCGAGGACGGGACGATCGACACGACCTTCCTCATCTCTCACCATCTGCCTCTCGAAGATGCGGCCAAGGGCTATGAGAATTTCAGTTCGAAGCAGAACGAATGGACGAAGGTCGTCCTCAAGCCCGGAATGGAGACTGTCTCGTGA
- a CDS encoding SDR family NAD(P)-dependent oxidoreductase yields MSKNKIDRLTGFAVITGASSGIGLELARRAGEDGVALLLVADRPLDDGVTAAREGGATEIETLRTDLDTEQGIDELMEAIGSRPVDALIANAGQGQGGKFLETDWPSIKKVLDTNVTGTISLIHRIGRRMLQANHGRILVTGSIVGDMPGPFNLTYNSTKAFIDDFVVGLAEEMRDSDVTVSSLLPGVTDTEFFERADLDGGGMDDAPKADPKKVARNGYQAMLDGETQEVSGFLNKLQFAAAGIIPDELMAKVHRRMMKPAVEKD; encoded by the coding sequence GTGAGCAAGAACAAGATCGACAGGCTGACCGGCTTTGCCGTCATCACGGGTGCCTCGAGTGGCATCGGTCTCGAACTGGCACGTCGGGCCGGCGAGGACGGTGTCGCCCTGTTGCTGGTAGCGGATCGGCCGCTAGACGACGGAGTTACAGCCGCGAGGGAGGGGGGTGCGACGGAGATCGAGACCCTTCGTACCGACCTCGACACCGAACAGGGGATCGACGAACTGATGGAGGCGATCGGGTCACGCCCGGTCGATGCCCTTATCGCCAATGCCGGACAGGGGCAGGGGGGCAAGTTTCTCGAAACCGACTGGCCCTCGATCAAGAAGGTTCTGGACACGAACGTCACGGGCACGATCTCCCTGATCCACCGCATCGGGCGGCGGATGCTGCAAGCCAACCATGGTCGCATCCTCGTTACGGGGTCCATCGTGGGTGACATGCCGGGACCCTTCAATCTCACCTACAATTCAACGAAGGCGTTCATCGACGATTTTGTCGTCGGTCTTGCCGAGGAAATGCGGGACAGCGATGTCACGGTATCGAGCCTGCTTCCCGGCGTGACGGACACCGAATTTTTCGAGCGCGCCGACCTCGATGGGGGCGGGATGGACGATGCGCCCAAAGCCGATCCGAAAAAGGTCGCTCGCAACGGCTATCAGGCGATGCTGGACGGCGAAACGCAGGAGGTCAGCGGCTTCCTCAACAAGTTGCAGTTCGCTGCCGCCGGAATCATTCCGGATGAACTGATGGCGAAGGTGCATCGCCGGATGATGAAACCGGCTGTCGAAAAGGACTGA
- a CDS encoding DUF3618 domain-containing protein has protein sequence MNTTDTHDPDAIEADIKRTQDEMGETVNRIGDRFTPRNLFNELLDKADENGIDARYLLDGARRNPLALGLISAGTIWLISDADAKPSAFTSNKSKTNFDDDQAWGDTYDPDHRGYVDHMSRFERRQDEDELSYQRRRDEHRGSYLLIERNHDEDDHAYRQRLNDATDRIREKRDQFASAARQRGHDIAEGGRHAAEKGKQAARRGKEAFFDNPMIGGLIAAAVGAVAGAAVPSTRTEREYLGDTGRKAIDRAEDKAMDAERQAMQKKDEMVERADRRMEEAGPA, from the coding sequence ATGAACACGACAGACACCCACGATCCGGACGCGATCGAAGCCGACATCAAGCGCACGCAGGACGAAATGGGTGAAACGGTCAACCGGATCGGCGACCGGTTCACGCCCCGCAACCTGTTCAACGAACTGCTCGACAAGGCAGACGAGAACGGGATCGATGCTCGCTATCTTCTCGACGGCGCACGCCGCAATCCGCTGGCGCTTGGCCTAATCTCTGCCGGGACAATCTGGCTGATCAGCGATGCCGATGCCAAGCCGTCGGCCTTCACGTCCAACAAGTCCAAGACGAACTTCGACGACGACCAAGCCTGGGGCGACACCTACGATCCCGATCATCGCGGCTACGTCGATCACATGTCGCGCTTCGAGCGTCGTCAGGACGAGGACGAGCTTTCCTACCAGCGCCGCCGCGACGAGCATCGGGGTTCCTACCTGCTGATCGAGAGAAACCATGACGAGGACGATCATGCCTATCGTCAGAGGTTGAACGACGCGACCGACCGCATTCGCGAGAAGCGCGACCAGTTTGCGTCGGCGGCACGTCAGCGGGGTCACGACATCGCCGAGGGCGGTCGCCACGCGGCGGAAAAGGGAAAGCAAGCCGCCCGCCGCGGCAAGGAAGCCTTTTTCGACAATCCGATGATCGGTGGACTGATCGCCGCAGCAGTCGGAGCGGTGGCAGGCGCTGCTGTTCCCTCGACCCGCACCGAGCGCGAGTATCTCGGCGACACGGGTCGGAAGGCAATCGACCGCGCCGAGGACAAGGCGATGGATGCCGAACGCCAGGCCATGCAGAAAAAGGACGAAATGGTCGAACGCGCCGACCGTAGGATGGAAGAGGCCGGGCCCGCTTAG
- a CDS encoding TerC family protein, with translation MPEFLLAEWLGTPVWFWAAFLAIVVVLTAFDLGVLHKEDRELGIAESLKLSAFYIGVAILFGAWVWAARGAQSGMEYFTGFFIEKALSIDNVFVISLIFTYFAIPRKYQYRALLWGIMAVIVLRGLMIAGGAALLAEAYWVLYLFAAFLIATGIKMFFAGDEAPDISKNPVVKFISSQMPVTKELHGQRFLVKVEDPKTGKIVRAATPLLLALVVINIADLVFALDSVPAIFAITTDTFIVYTSNIFAILGLRALYFALAAMIHRFHYLKYALAAVLVFIGSKIFIADFVLDGGKIPASISLGVTFGLIASGIVYSLWKTRGLPEPDWPDEPLSREERGMGYSGMSLSDHRQSHPTGDKGE, from the coding sequence GTGCCAGAGTTCTTGCTTGCCGAGTGGCTCGGGACGCCCGTCTGGTTCTGGGCAGCCTTTCTCGCCATCGTCGTCGTTCTTACTGCTTTCGACCTCGGCGTCCTTCACAAGGAGGATCGCGAACTCGGCATTGCCGAAAGCCTCAAGCTGAGCGCTTTCTATATCGGCGTTGCCATCCTGTTCGGGGCGTGGGTCTGGGCTGCGCGCGGGGCCCAGTCCGGAATGGAATACTTCACCGGCTTCTTCATCGAGAAGGCGCTGTCGATCGACAATGTCTTCGTGATCAGCCTGATCTTCACCTATTTCGCGATCCCGCGGAAATACCAGTATCGCGCGCTTCTCTGGGGGATCATGGCGGTGATCGTGCTTCGCGGCCTGATGATCGCGGGCGGTGCCGCTCTGCTCGCTGAGGCCTATTGGGTCCTCTACCTCTTTGCGGCCTTCCTGATCGCCACAGGCATCAAGATGTTCTTTGCCGGCGACGAGGCGCCCGACATCTCCAAGAACCCGGTCGTAAAGTTCATCTCGAGCCAAATGCCGGTGACGAAGGAGCTTCACGGACAGCGGTTTCTGGTCAAGGTCGAGGATCCGAAGACCGGCAAGATCGTCCGCGCGGCTACACCGCTGCTCCTTGCGCTCGTCGTCATCAATATTGCCGACCTGGTGTTCGCGCTCGATAGCGTGCCCGCGATCTTCGCGATCACGACCGACACCTTCATCGTCTACACGTCGAACATCTTCGCGATCCTCGGTTTGCGCGCGCTGTATTTCGCGCTCGCAGCGATGATCCATCGTTTCCACTATCTCAAATATGCGCTGGCTGCCGTTCTCGTCTTTATCGGCTCCAAGATATTCATCGCCGACTTCGTGTTGGACGGCGGAAAGATTCCCGCCTCGATCAGCCTCGGCGTCACCTTCGGCCTGATCGCGTCCGGGATCGTCTATTCCTTGTGGAAGACCCGCGGATTGCCAGAGCCCGACTGGCCCGACGAACCACTTTCGCGCGAGGAAAGGGGCATGGGTTACTCCGGCATGTCGCTTTCCGATCATCGCCAATCCCATCCCACCGGAGATAAAGGAGAATGA